A stretch of Prunus dulcis chromosome 6, ALMONDv2, whole genome shotgun sequence DNA encodes these proteins:
- the LOC117633056 gene encoding peroxidase 60: MNMSSTAAVAVVAIWLIFLTFAGQCSGALEVGFYRGKCGRFVDVEGIVAGIVRTKFFRDRTIAAALIRMQFHDCFVNGCDASILLDGSASEKTAPPNLSVRGFDVIDAAKTAVESVCRGVVSCADIIAIATREAVYLSGGGQYNVQTGRRDGLISLAANVDLPAPSISVPDSVAAFARKGLNMTDMVHLLGGHTVGVAHCFLFQDRLYNFQNTGKPDPDLNVALLGRLRRICPQNSAGTNATNLDQNPQSSFIVDNSFYKEIVARRGILQIDQELALDPITQATVTALANNGTNSFATKFGQAMVKLGVEVLTGSQGEIRRSCRAVNKPGFLTFN; encoded by the exons ATGAATATGTCTAGCACAGCTGCAGTGGCAGTAGTAGCAATTTGGCTCATATTTTTGACCTTCGCGGGCCAGTGCTCTGGTGCGTTAGAGGTAGGATTCTACCGAGGAAAATGCGGCCGGTTTGTAGATGTTGAAGGTATTGTAGCCGGCATAGTCAGGACAAAATTTTTCAGGGATCGGACAATCGCTGCTGCCCTCATCCGCATGCAGTTTCACGATTGCTTTGTCAAT ggATGTGATGCATCCATTCTATTAGATGGAAGCGCCAGCGAGAAAACTGCTCCTCCAAATCTAAGCGTACGGGGTTTTGACGTCATTGACGCTGCAAAGACTGCCGTGGAAAGTGTATGCCGGGGAGTTGTCTCTTGTGCTGATATCATTGCCATTGCTACCAGAGAAGCTGTTTATTTG AGCGGAGGAGGGCAATACAATGTTCAAACAGGGAGAAGGGATGGCTTGATATCCCTTGCAGCAAATGTTGACCTCCCAGCTCCCTCAATATCAGTGCCTGATTCAGTTGCAGCATTTGCTAGAAAAGGACTCAATATGACTGATATGGTTCATCTTCTTG GTGGCCACACTGTTGGGGTGGcacattgttttctcttccaaGATCGTCTTTACAATTTCCAGAACACTGGAAAACCTGACCCCGATTTGAATGTAGCGTTACTAGGAAGGCTGAGACGTATCTGCCCTCAAAACTCAGCAGGCACCAATGCTACTAATTTGGACCAGAACCCTCAAAGTTCGTTTATTGTCGATAACTCGTTCTACAAGGAGATAGTAGCCCGTAGAGGAATTCTTCAAATTGACCAAGAGCTAGCTTTGGACCCCATAACTCAGGCCACAGTGACCGCCTTAGCGAATAACGGTACTAACAGCTTCGCCACTAAATTCGGGCAGGCCATGGTTAAGTTGGGAGTTGAAGTCCTTACTGGCTCACAAGGGGAGATTAGGAGATCATGCCGGGCAGTTAATAAACCTggttttttaacttttaattgA
- the LOC117632143 gene encoding uncharacterized protein LOC117632143, which translates to MGKKVKWSWTSAIIGAASALATTALLSSKPKDPTFHLISINLTSFKLNLPVLDTDLILNVHVTNPNITAVHYSSTSMSIFYNGSLLGSAEVQAGSQPPKSCQLLRLPARLDGLQLAHHAATFVADVAKREMVLDAAVDIAGAARILWWDHKFKVHVDSRVTVDPVFLDVIDQEIKLEMEIFLT; encoded by the coding sequence ATGGGCAAAAAGGTCAAATGGAGCTGGACCTCAGCAATTATCGGAGCGGCGTCGGCTTTAGCGACGACAGCGCTGTTGTCGTCGAAGCCCAAGGACCCAACCTTCCACCTCATCTCCATCAATCTCACCTCCTTCAAGCTCAACCTCCCAGTTCTCGACACCGACCTCATCCTCAACGTCCACGTCACCAACCCCAACATCACAGCCGTCCACTACTCCTCCACCTCCATGTCCATCTTCTACAACGGCTCGCTTCTGGGCTCGGCCGAAGTTCAAGCCGGCTCTCAGCCGCCCAAGTCATGCCAGCTGCTCCGCCTGCCTGCGCGGCTCGACGGGCTCCAGCTGGCCCACCACGCCGCTACCTTTGTTGCTGACGTGGCGAAGCGGGAGATGGTGCTCGACGCGGCTGTGGATATTGCTGGGGCGGCGAGGATTTTGTGGTGGGATCACAAGTTTAAGGTTCACGTGGATAGTCGCGTGACCGTTGATCCAGTTTTTCTTGACGTCATTGATCAGGAAATAAAGTTGGAGATGGAGATTTTTCTAACTTGA